Below is a genomic region from Amphiura filiformis chromosome 19, Afil_fr2py, whole genome shotgun sequence.
cattaaatatcgcgttatataaatgtcataaaaacgttttaaaacgttttgtatgaaaacacactacaacaatatttttaaatgttttcaaaataattgtaaacttattttttgccaacattttttgctaaatattttgtcaacatttaaataacattgcgttaaaatatttgcagtaccGTActtaggttatcaaaaaatgtttttgaatgttatgaaaatgttttatataccCTTATATTAACCTGACaacctttgcgaatgatgccgaaaatgtttttgtgtttgctgggtacatgcaTAGTCAACTTACCCTCCAAGTCACAACGCTTACTCAACATTGATTGGAGCCTGTCTCGCATGTCATGGAGTTGCTGTATGGCTGAAAGAGATTAATAGAAAAATCTTCATGACCATCCATGAAGGCTGCAAGTTTACATTATGATTAGACAATGTTCTTCCAATTAACCCTAATTGGGAATGAAAGAAGGCAAATGTATAGTCTGTTTTACTTTGTTAGAGATGTTCTGTTGTAAATAATAAacaacattatatttataaacaatatttgaGAATTGAAATATCATTGACATGACAAGAAATAGACCTTCAGTTCTTCAAATCACACTCATTGACAGCAAAATCAAAATGTGGGCTGAAATATGCATAATTTTATCTTTTAAGTAAAATGTtgcttttaaatttaatattttgtttcttttaaggATATAATAATTTCTCACCAGGTTTGCTGTTgctaataataaacatgataaggaAGACAAAATAAGTATTCTTTTCATGATCTTATGACAAAAGTCCCAAGCTGTTATGTGGTGGCTTGAACTACAAGTGTTCAACAGAATAATTACAAAATGTGGGTCTTCAAATCAGCAGCATAGTGTCCCATTTTTGGTGCAGATCGTACCATGCCTCATTTCCCCAGAATAGGGAACCAAGACCAAGAACATAGCTACATGCTGGCAAATGAAGTATTTACCTTGCTTGTTttgttgcttttgttttgtttttgtttgtttttttaaagaataaaaaGTACTATATTACAAGAAAACAAAGGAAATGAGAGACCTGTTGAaataaaatgtgacacaatctggtccatcgccaaaggcgacaaatttgaaattgtgataaaaggcaaaaatataaagtaaaaaaaatcaaatacataagaaaatagacatcacaaaacttcataactttagtgattcagacctttggtgttttcagtataattaTGATACCCTAATAATGTTAATGATTATAGCAACTCAATTTTCAGAAATgcttcctttggcctccatggaccacaTCGTGTCACAAATGGTGAAATTTTACTCAGTTTGTAGTCATATTTGATCCTGTTTACAGGTCTGTAGGTGAGGAACATTAAAAGTGGTATACTTACAATGTTGTGCTTCTCTTTCTTGTTCTTGGCTTCTTTGGAGCTGCTTTGTCAGATCTGTAATTGTGGTTTCCTTGTGACTGTTTTGTTTCACAAGATCATTGTAACTCTAGGGAAGATGAAAATAGAGAAAAGTAGAACTGCAGTGCAAAGTGGCATAACCACTGGCAGAGGGCAGCAATAAAAAATCATCACCCCCCGGCCCTGccctttgcaaaaatttttttaatggttgCCTACAAACGGCCATAATATATTTCCATTTGAAAGGGCACCccatcaaaaaaacaaaacaaaaaacaacaatgcCAACAACAACTTTTCACACTTTGGGAGAGCTTACTTTTATTAGAATTGACAATAATTTCATGGTGCACCTTCTATGACTGCAGAATAGTGccttcccccctcccccacctaTTTTGAAGGTCAGAATTTCGGCAAGAATCGATTCTCCCAACGATTCTTGTATTTAACAGATTTGTGTGAATCctagttgattctcgcaaactgttgtactttacacagaagttgatttgcaggaatcaatgattcccgcaaatttattctgcgaGATTTTTGCATGCACTCTTTACTTGATTGGCATAGGCCTACCTGAAATAGGAGATGAATATCATCTGCAGCTCTGTCTAGATCTGCATCTTTCCTTGAGATCGTTGATCCACTATGAGAACCTGTTTCATCAGAATGCATGTTGACTGCCAAGTATCTGAAGTGTTGAACTGTTTATTCCAAACTCCTATCTTGACTTCAGTTCACAGGTTGCAGCACACTTGGTTGTTTTTTCTATTCAGGGACCTGCATGTAAACAAATATTGTAAGGCCAAGTAagaaaataacatacatgtattatcatccacactttttcaaaaattggtgagggaggtcctaATTATTTGtatgaacattattttttttaccattcatttctgtgtaaaattgattttacaaagtgtttgtcaacacattaTAAAATCGGGGAGTCCAAggccccctaatatttttgttatttccccaaagccccacccttagcttgaagaaagtgtttgcattGTCTTTATAAatgatattcataacctcattaataaacgcgatgcatgcgatccaatcacattTAGTTTTTTGTGAAAACACGAACGCAAattgaggtcattaatatctcatatTAATTGATCGCAAAATGTTCGAAAGCAAATATTAGTAATCTCCGCGACCGCCGTGTTGTGCGTCAAACAAACTGCACGTGCATGCTGGCTgcagtatttggattgcgcgctaccatatttgcacagattgtgatacgcacatTTCTTATTGGttttcctgttttagcctgatcgattttttgaaagggaagatgtaaaaagacttttgagcaaaattttgtgctGTTTTGTACagtgaagagatcaaagtgacggttatgaatgcggttaataactttgcatccgTAATATgccgggcattgtgaaaaatctaaacattttgatttggtcctcgggatattcctcagttccaaaggcaaaatgtttagatttttcacaatcccctccaaataaccgatttgatatgatttgtccatttgaaacatctgtcctacgAAACAGTTAAATCATGACATATGATGATAGAGCACTTTTGGCTGCAtggcagggaggtaaataacatgttaactaggtgggcaaatgcccacccagtaaaatattttgcccacccagtaaatttcacttgcccattgcccaaaagtgcccacccagtaaattattttgcccacaaaaaatttggcaccatataataattatcgTAAAACTAGTACCATCGTGCATCTCCTGAAATCATTTTAAAAGTGATTTTGAATAATAAAAGTGATGTATCTTTTCTAACACATGCCAATTTATTCACTTACTTTACAACTTTGGAGTAGGAATAAATATCACACAGTACACAATGGTATAGAagccaaaaattaatattattttgagcaatttccacacaaaaccaGAAATAATTCATATTTAGCTCATGAATTTGGATTCTTGAATGAGGCGCGTTTTAATAGACTTGAAACCATCCGGTTAATGTTTGAATAGAATATGCCCATGATTGTCAGATATTTGgcccaaattgaaaacaattttgcgacattgtagtcaaatatcattaaaaatacaaagcgctttttgtgatgttttagaaaaatacaaacctAAAATTGTACATGAATGGGGACCATTATTATACAAGAGGCCCCACAGTGACACCCATATTTGCGGCTTATTATGACGTATGGTCATTtgcagtgttgtgagtcggtaaattaccggttaatttacatggtaaattaccggtaatttaccgccatcttaatttaccgtggtaaaatatggtaaaataagtaaaatataaaataaaaggatttatttttattaaaacttctaatattttataatattgtttttgtttgtttgttttacattAGATGACAATTTTATTTGCCATATTTGCACAACTTAGCTTGGAATAATGATTTTGTAGCTACCTACAATACATAATTACCCATACTTTACTATCTGCTATATAATACTTAAGTCGCAGTTTCAGTGATTGTGCATTCAGCCGACCAGCATgttcttgtgacttgcattgCAACTTGCAAGTAAATTTAACACTCATATAACtcaagaaataaaacaataacaCCTCAAAATTTCACTAAATTTTTAAATCTTATATTAAACCAGGCTAATGAAATTATGAAAGCAGCACCCCCAACCCATACCAATATTAAATTTCCATTCAGTCCTGACTCCTTTGATCATGGCTTGCCTATCTTGTGAGCTTTCTAAATGAAACTTATAAACATTAACCATATGGAAGTAATGCATTAACGAACTGTAGAAAACTCTGGTAAAATTTCCCAGATTTTTTGTCACAAATGTGAGTGAACTACCCTTTTGATTCATATCATTCAGAAAATAAATGCTATTTGTCTCTGCATTTACCAAAATGTTCCCTGTGTATTTTGAGTATATGCTGTAAAACATCATTGTTCATTCTACATTAAGTTTTAACACTCTTTAATGGTGATGATGAATGGTATAGTAAGCATCCTTGAAAATCTTAGATTTTTCAGATCCTAATATGAATTGTCAGGTTCATTACCATCAATCATGAGATACGGCCTAAGTGTGTCtaccatgaaaatgaaaataagtaTGTGATTGCATAAAAACTGAATGTAGTTTTCTCAAATGCTATAATATATATCTACTCCCTCCTAGCTATCCCAGAAAATATACAGAACTAATATAatgttttggaattaaaaaatgttatcttgttttgCGAAATGAAACAGTTTAATCCTAAtcttttagttagttctaactggcaatttaaatatttggccaatttgatgggaaatgggcaaaaaaatgcatgttttctTGCAATTGTAgccacaaaattctaagacttggcacaagtctaagcattcaaaatcttgagtaaagGCTAAGAAATAGttcataatttgaatattttaagtCATTTTTGATGATTGGTTATGAAGAAGATTAGAAAACCTgtcttccaaaaattagaatgcataacttgaatttAGTCTTTGGGCTTGGTTGtcacaaaaaacaccctaaaaacacattggcccttatttccaacaaTTGACCAAATTATCTAGTAAAATTTTGACTCTTATTGGGAGTTAGAACaaagtaaaggattaggatttagctatgtttcattcatCAAAACAagataattaatattttgtttaattccaaaaaattagtgctgtatttttctggaatagacaGGCTCTGTGTGTGTCTCTGTTTATGAGAGAAAACATGAAAACACTTTCTAAAATGTGCGTAAATACTAACATGACTTTTGATTCACTTCTTTTAACTTCAGCTTTGTTTATGAAGCTGATTTTCATCTGGAGAGGTGAATTCTACAAAACAGGACTGTGTACAAGTATCTATGTAGCTCTTAATTTGAaaagaatttaatttttatttgtcattttaaagcgcttttataatttacttaatttacttattttaccattttttaccggtaatttaccaccatttttaatttaccggtaaattaacaacactggTCATTTGAACTGAGTACCAAGGTGgtctgggggggggggttgctccCCCAAAAAGACAATTCCAATCTCACAAAAAAATGTCAACACCCTAAAACCAACCCCCTAAAAATTTATGATGCCcaccaaattttgtttttgtcttttccccctcctacaactgaccctgatacgcgACTGAACATGTAAACTACTTTTAACCGAAAGGATTTTTACAAAAACTACACGGCTGACACCCCCAGCGGGTTACCCCTTCTGTCATGGTGtgacaaaatatatatcataattatcattataaacctataggcctactacatgtacaAAGCATGCTAAATACACTAATagggtattttgtttgtaccggggtatttagCACCGGGGTATTGAATAACAATTGGccgcgtggttaaaaacgtgatattaaaggtgctgattgggatttactgctccattaacgaagatactaaagaagtagttactcgccagttGCGCTTCAGAACAAGTCCGAAAAATACTAGTTTAAGATACGCGGCAGTTGCGGAGTAGTTACGgtactaaagaagtaagctatGGTACTAAactcccgggggggtactcagtacaaatgaccatacggggacgtgccgcaaacatgggtagcattttcagccttctggtatataaatgacccctttttcaaagcctattttggtatatgaatgggtcattttttcaaattttctcaattttttcggaaaacagcccaatttttccttcatctagctaaaattttcaaaattttcccaaaattttgggaaaattcgtaaaaactaagacaattttgggtaaatttggccgaaaattttgacttttggtacatCAATGGGTCcagatttctttaaaagggctatttcattataaatgacaacattgagtcccaaaagcggtcaaaattcaaactcatttatttcatgcaaattcattatcatttcaaatttcagatggtgtgtcaataattctcaaaatattagagcgtcaaaccctcaggaaccattaaaaaaattaaattgaatttttgctgtgtaaaacatagctgccgtctggaggagacatttttttaaacaatttaatacacaactttgaaagagtatatgtaaccaacattgggttcatacttattcatatttagtctgtaataattgttgtatgttcctttacacttcagtgtcttaaatatgccagtttcaatataaaacaattagtaaattgatactaatccagataaatggtgcaaaattactacatatttttaaggataaactttatcttcacatgaaaaattcatgaaatagtcattttgtcctgcccaatagctacactgatgcataagttagtattctgcgtcaatctgttgtactagtcatggaaaacctaaaataaaagaccctcctgtgtcatttgttctggataggacacatttttaacacataataaagcatactttaactttagaaatagctgcattaACAAGAAactatcaatattattgcataaaagatccccagcatttaaaatccacttcaaacagggttaatattctggttaaattaggaatattgcaatttttagctaaccaagttcaatgcagaataatatcatatgtgttctcaacaactggacaataatttgaacactaaagtggtttgtaagcataatttgcaataaaatgcaaaaatttcctgtaggtttggctctttgaaatttttattttttagtttgtttaccaattcatggaaatgacataattgtgctggagaggacatttgttaaattgcaaacagaaccgtggatacaggcttgcaaaaatgcaacaaataccaaatcatgtgccaccttggtagaaggaagaccactcttcctctacaaatttcacattctatgatataacccttcttatttcaacaattagtaattaacttcagttctggagaggacaaattttaacgcgaactgtggtatcaagaacaagtggtctactgtatgtaaaataaatgaattcctcaatcagtgccctgtcccatcaattggtaatataacacagattatacaggtagggtaagggtttatatttcctctttaatgttaacaaaaatggaggcatgaattggagaggacactcatttttttatttaacgcaaaatgccaattttgcaagaatctctgaattttaacattttgcaccaattttcaccattcaacttgcatgatgttccacacatatcatattttcattgcaacaagcacattgccatagaatgtacctaatttttcaaagaattaattcagaatacatgggcaaaatgaaatgggactccaaaattgggttaaaatgtaccttttggcaattttttatacaaaaaatagacagaattctgtaaaaatgctcatgtagcttgtagtttgtggcatacttagaattaagttaataacactgcattatcaccctaattatatcaaccagatatgataaaagccatttttgtgaacgtgtcatttataatgaaatagcccaaaaattggtatataatttatgggtctacttccaaaatctcagcggcacgtccctaccaaaaccaaacttgggtACCCCCCCGGACTAAACTATagtaaggggctggcattttcttcggaaggggggggtcacaaatatgtcggtgaccggagtcaatttttttatgaccccccctatcgcgggcaaaaattttttacgaccccccctatcgcggtcgaaaaaattttatgacccccccccttccaactacacagactcaagaaaaattattcattgcggaactaaggcgcggcgcgtcaaaacttaaaaagtgaagaaagtgtgtggagcgcggtaaaatttttattgtaagtgtaaagaaggcgcgcggagcgtgtaaaaattttgcatagattgtacgcacatttcgactgtgaagttaaagaatgcgtgcgcagcgcgcgaaaattttcagTCACCAACCAGCcctaaataattctataacccccctattttgggtgttaaaaaattataaccccctatttttggtctgaaaattctatgaccccccagtatatttgtgaccccccccccttccgaagaaaatgccagcccccgaAGTTACGcgggatttggtgcactcagcggtaaaTGTTGAAAGAATACTTTTTTGTTCATTACTTTTTACACCTTTTCGACTGTGATTCTACGTGGGTCTTTATTTGTGCAACATTGGGGTCTACGGTATGTTatttaattttatataagaattggcaaaataaacattttaattatagttgggaaataggtcaatataattcagGGCTGGCCATATATTGCCAAATTCTAGTAAATTCATTTACCGACTTGGATGGAAAATACCTGGGAATACCAACATATACCACAGAGATGTCATTCAAAACCATGGCTCCGTGAAAAACACCtgaaataatgtaggcctacacatttggataaaaagtcccaaaatgggctgaagatAATTAAAACTTAGTGCGGACATTTGGACTTTACAAAAGAaggaattcaggcatgagaaggaAAAGTGACATTACTGGTTAGTGGTTACTGGGATTTACTTGTGAACATTGAAATTACTAGTAATACGGGTTTGGCAATactttatattttagaaatatagttttgttcatgtttaaaacagattttcataatttcttatcaaataatttcaatacattttagaaaatgccactCATCCAAAACAGGTATATTCCGTATAATCAAATTAACATTTCTTTAATCTGTGAGTGATGTGTGCCTGTGACAAGAAGTTACACAGTAAAAAGCAGGATCTTTGGTAaaagtcaaaacattatttcactaaCTATACCAAAAAAAATATTACCGCGGGTAGGCCTACCCTTCCCATCTAATATTATCGTAGGCCCCTACTGCTGGTATTCTTGGAGTGATAcagtataagatttttaaaatgtcccaaGTGAAATATAATACGGTATACAATTTTGCTTGGACGTTGCTACATCTATGCTAATCGGCATAAGATGCATTTAGGGAAGAGTAtataagtccactttttacatcaaagccaaattaTACGCAAAAACAGGTCCGTTTCCCAAAATCCAAacgccttccttccttccttcctggggaatcctggatgccattaatt
It encodes:
- the LOC140141597 gene encoding uncharacterized protein gives rise to the protein MHSDETGSHSGSTISRKDADLDRAADDIHLLFQSYNDLVKQNSHKETTITDLTKQLQRSQEQEREAQHSIQQLHDMRDRLQSMLSKRCDLEDENKLLQSALGEKEKALEDERQKYETQLEEAQKKLEMVEGEHADEIGKLQSQAETQSESDHRRKQRGQTA